The following proteins come from a genomic window of Acinonyx jubatus isolate Ajub_Pintada_27869175 chromosome C1, VMU_Ajub_asm_v1.0, whole genome shotgun sequence:
- the SYNC gene encoding syncoilin isoform X2 — MASPEPRLDGDGAAQAARETRTEASSSLEENSESPREVGTLNPEVTLSLEGTLNLEDILHLGDTGDLDETLYVEETEKPEEALYIEETRQPGEALEMDEPMKPEEILYVDEPTQPEKTTSPEQTSSGGETVTSEEKPSPEESLQAGPGPSTDSLSIEDLELLEERFQQCVQAVAQLEEERDQLIHELVLLREPALQEVQQVHQDILAAYKLHAQAELERDGLREEIRLVKQKLFKVTKECVACQYQLECRRQDVAQFADLREALTTRAAQLSEELAQLRDAYQKQKEQLRQQLEAPPSQRDGHFLQESRRLSAQFENLMAESRQGLEEEYEPQLLRLLERKEAAAKALQKTQAEIQGMKEALRPLQAEARQLQLQNRNLEDQILLVRQKRDEEVQQYREQLEEMEERQRRLRNGVQLQQQKNKEIEQLRISLAEELSTYKGCLETYGQICNPETATQNFLAKDH; from the exons ATGGCCAGCCCGGAGCCCCGGCTCGATGGGGACGGCGCCGCCCAGGCCGCGAG AGAAACAAGAACGGAAGCCAGTTCTTCTCTCGAAGAGAACTCTGAATCCCCGCGTGAGGTGGGGACTTTGAACCCAGAAGTTACTCTGTCTTTGGAGGGGACCTTGAACTTAGAGGACATTCTCCACCTGGGGGACACAGGTGACCTCGATGAGACACTCTATGTGGAAGAGACGGAGAAGCCTGAGGAGGCACTGTATATCGAGGAGACCAGGCAACCAGGGGAGGCCCTGGAGATGGACGAGCCTATGAAGCCAGAGGAGATACTATATGTGGACGAGCCCACGCAGCCAGAAAAGACCACAAGCCCAGAGCAGACCAGTTCCGGGGGAGAGACGGTCACAAGCGAGGAGAAACCCAGCCCTGAGGAGAGCCTCCAAGCCGGGCCTGGTCCCAGCACAGACAGCCTGAGCATAGAGGACCTGGAATTGCTAGAGGAGCGTTTCCAGCAATGTGTCCAAGCTGTGGCCCAGCTGGAAGAGGAGAGGGATCAGCTCATCCACGAGCTGGTGTTGCTCcgggaaccagccctgcaggaggtGCAGCAGGTCCATCAGGACATCCTGGCCGCCTACAAACTGCACGCCCAAGCAGAGCTGGAGAGGGACGGGCTGAGGGAGGAGATCCGGCTGGTCAAGCAGAAGCTGTTCAAGGTGACGAAGGAATGCGTGGCCTGCCAATACCAGCTCGAGTGCCGCCGGCAGGACGTGGCCCAGTTTGCCGATCTCCGGGAAGCGCTGACCACACGGGCAGCCCAGCTCTCGGAGGAACTGGCCCAGCTCCGGGACGCCTATCAGAAGCAGAAGGAGCAGTTACGGCAACAACTAGAAGCACCTCCCAGCCAGAGGGACGGGCACTTTCTCCAGGAGAGCCGGCGGCTCTCTGCCCAGTTTGAGAACCTCATGGCAGAGAGCCGCCAAGGCCTGGAGGAAGAGTATGAGCCTCAGCTGCTGCGGCTCCTGGAGAGGAAAGAAGCTGCGGCCAAAGCGCTGCAGAAAACCCAGGCCGAGATCCAGGGGATGAAGGAGGCTCTGAGACCCCTGCAAGCAGAGGCCCGGCAGCTCCAGCTGCAGAACAGGAACCTGGAGGACCAGATCTTGCTCGTGAGGCAGAAACGAGATGAGGAGGTTCAGCAGTACAGG GAACAGCTGGAGGAAATGGAAGAACGACAAAGGCGGTTAAGGAATGGGGTACAACTCCAGCAACAGAAGAACAAAGAGATAGAGCAGCTAAGGATCAGCCTCGCCGAAGAGCTCTCAACTTATAA GGGCTGTTTAGAAACATATGGCCAAATCTGCAATCCAGAAACAGCAACACAAAACTTCTTAGCAAAGGATCACTAA
- the SYNC gene encoding syncoilin isoform X1: MASPEPRLDGDGAAQAARETRTEASSSLEENSESPREVGTLNPEVTLSLEGTLNLEDILHLGDTGDLDETLYVEETEKPEEALYIEETRQPGEALEMDEPMKPEEILYVDEPTQPEKTTSPEQTSSGGETVTSEEKPSPEESLQAGPGPSTDSLSIEDLELLEERFQQCVQAVAQLEEERDQLIHELVLLREPALQEVQQVHQDILAAYKLHAQAELERDGLREEIRLVKQKLFKVTKECVACQYQLECRRQDVAQFADLREALTTRAAQLSEELAQLRDAYQKQKEQLRQQLEAPPSQRDGHFLQESRRLSAQFENLMAESRQGLEEEYEPQLLRLLERKEAAAKALQKTQAEIQGMKEALRPLQAEARQLQLQNRNLEDQILLVRQKRDEEVQQYREQLEEMEERQRRLRNGVQLQQQKNKEIEQLRISLAEELSTYKAMLSKSLGQANAPTSQTGGIETQSQGAV; this comes from the exons ATGGCCAGCCCGGAGCCCCGGCTCGATGGGGACGGCGCCGCCCAGGCCGCGAG AGAAACAAGAACGGAAGCCAGTTCTTCTCTCGAAGAGAACTCTGAATCCCCGCGTGAGGTGGGGACTTTGAACCCAGAAGTTACTCTGTCTTTGGAGGGGACCTTGAACTTAGAGGACATTCTCCACCTGGGGGACACAGGTGACCTCGATGAGACACTCTATGTGGAAGAGACGGAGAAGCCTGAGGAGGCACTGTATATCGAGGAGACCAGGCAACCAGGGGAGGCCCTGGAGATGGACGAGCCTATGAAGCCAGAGGAGATACTATATGTGGACGAGCCCACGCAGCCAGAAAAGACCACAAGCCCAGAGCAGACCAGTTCCGGGGGAGAGACGGTCACAAGCGAGGAGAAACCCAGCCCTGAGGAGAGCCTCCAAGCCGGGCCTGGTCCCAGCACAGACAGCCTGAGCATAGAGGACCTGGAATTGCTAGAGGAGCGTTTCCAGCAATGTGTCCAAGCTGTGGCCCAGCTGGAAGAGGAGAGGGATCAGCTCATCCACGAGCTGGTGTTGCTCcgggaaccagccctgcaggaggtGCAGCAGGTCCATCAGGACATCCTGGCCGCCTACAAACTGCACGCCCAAGCAGAGCTGGAGAGGGACGGGCTGAGGGAGGAGATCCGGCTGGTCAAGCAGAAGCTGTTCAAGGTGACGAAGGAATGCGTGGCCTGCCAATACCAGCTCGAGTGCCGCCGGCAGGACGTGGCCCAGTTTGCCGATCTCCGGGAAGCGCTGACCACACGGGCAGCCCAGCTCTCGGAGGAACTGGCCCAGCTCCGGGACGCCTATCAGAAGCAGAAGGAGCAGTTACGGCAACAACTAGAAGCACCTCCCAGCCAGAGGGACGGGCACTTTCTCCAGGAGAGCCGGCGGCTCTCTGCCCAGTTTGAGAACCTCATGGCAGAGAGCCGCCAAGGCCTGGAGGAAGAGTATGAGCCTCAGCTGCTGCGGCTCCTGGAGAGGAAAGAAGCTGCGGCCAAAGCGCTGCAGAAAACCCAGGCCGAGATCCAGGGGATGAAGGAGGCTCTGAGACCCCTGCAAGCAGAGGCCCGGCAGCTCCAGCTGCAGAACAGGAACCTGGAGGACCAGATCTTGCTCGTGAGGCAGAAACGAGATGAGGAGGTTCAGCAGTACAGG GAACAGCTGGAGGAAATGGAAGAACGACAAAGGCGGTTAAGGAATGGGGTACAACTCCAGCAACAGAAGAACAAAGAGATAGAGCAGCTAAGGATCAGCCTCGCCGAAGAGCTCTCAACTTATAA ggctatGCTATCCAAGAGCCTGGGACAGGCTAACGCTCCCACTTCTCAGACAGGTGGAATCGAGACACAGTCTCAAG GGGCTGTTTAG